The segment CCATGGCGACATATCGAAGCCGCCAGGCCCGATCCAGCCGCTGTCCTTGAACTGATTGTTCCATTCGTCGAATGAGAAATTGACCACGGTCGCGAGAACATTGTCCGAGAGATCTCGCACTTCCACTATGAACGGATCGTAGTTGACTCCATCGTACCCCTGCTGCCTGAATCTAAAGAAGAGACTGGCTGCAGAGACGTTGGCAGGGATGGTCACGTCATGATACATGAAACCATGCCTGTTCCGGCGCTGGGTAGTGTACTTGAATCCAAGCAGGGCCGAGTAATTACCCGCGTACGGCAGATCGAGCGCGACCATGTGGTCGGCCCAGCTGTCGTTTGTGCCTCCATTGTTATTACCGCCACTATGGACCCACTCGGAAGTGAAGCTGCCTGTCTCGAAAGTACCGCCAACTATCAGTTCGCCGGCGGACAGGGCGCCTGGAACAAGCGCGCAGACAAACGCGGCAAGGAGTATCGCCAGCGTGCTCACCTTCTGGAACATCCCCGTAAATTTATTTTCATTTCTTTTTGTCATCTTCATTCCTGTGCTCTTCAATCATGGAAATGCTCAAGTATCTTCTCGTTAAATTTCATCTTCATCCCGAAGTGGAATCCACTACGGTTAAAATCGTTTATCGGTGCATCGGCGTCCCTGTGTCCGCCGAAATCGTATCCGCAACCTACCCAGACGTTCTCCGCTACGACCCGCCCGAGCTGCAGTCCGCCACCGAACCGGACCGTGCCGGTCTCGCTCTGGTGTACTATCCTCGAGGCAAAGGTGACATCCCACTTGCTGCCTATCTTCCTTATCGCCTGAAGCTGATAGAGGAAACTGGCGGTGGAGGCCGTATAAGATTTAAAGGTGTTCTTCACCCACCTGCCCCCCAGCTTACCTTCAAGTTCCCAGCTTCTGCCGAGCAGATAGTTTGCTTCGGTCATTATCATCAGATTCTTGTCGACAGCGCCGGGGTGAGCCGGGCTGTTCTTTTCATACGTGGTCTTCATCAGAGAGAACAGGGTCAGAGGCCCGGCGTCCTTCGGCCTGAATGAAAGACCCAGCGTTCCATTACCCTTTACCCTGTCGAGTTCGAGTTCCTCGTTCGAGTACCAGAGATCACCCTTCAAAAGTCCCGCCCATCGCATTCCTATCCTTCTCAGGCCCGCGAGGCCGAGGAGATGCTTTATCCTGTCCGGCTCGAACCTGACCTCGTAATCACCCTTCAGCTTGTAGAGATTTTCTTTCGGCGTATAGATCCATCCGGTCGCGAGCGCTGTGAAATCATCCGTAGCGACTCCCGTAACGGTGGAGGTCTTCTCGGCGGTAAATGTTCCGCTTAGATCCTTGCCCAGCCTGAACCTGTTTTTGAGTCCCATGACGGCCTGGCCGCGTTCTCCACTGACCGCGCCTTCCATCCTGTATCGCGAGTACATATTCAGATCATCTGTCAGGTTCGATTCGACACCGAGTTGTGTCAGATGTCTCGCCCCCGAACGTCTGCCGCTTCTGTATTCATGTTTGAACGTTCCGCTGATATGTCTCCACAACTTCTGCGACAGCCTCGCCTGGATGCGGTTCGGATATTCGTCGACTTCCTCACCGGCTACTTTCTGGTCGACCTGAAGCTCGGCCTTCGTCCCGTCCTTTTCATATGCTACCGACCCGAGCCACAGCGCGGATGTCTGGCTGCCGTCGCGGTCGTCACTGTGAGAGGCCCCTGCAAAACCTGTGCTGGCCGAGAACTCTTTCGACCTGCGCACTCCACGGATATCCAGGTATCTCTTCTCTTCACTCAATTCCCGGAAATCGTGCATGAACGTCCTCATGACGATCGAATATTCCTTGCTCAGTCCCCAGTCGAGATCGATGCCGGTCTTCATGCTGCCAAGTTCCGTCTTCCCGCCTGTGAACGACGGGTTAAAGAAATCACTGTCTATATTCCTGTAATATGTATTCCATTTGACGCCGCAGCTGTGCCTGCCGAGCAGCCTTATCCTGAAGGCGTCACCGCTGCCGAGCAGGAACTTTTTGCTGTGAGCATACTCACTCTCTATCGACACTCCTGGCAGGAGTCGCCCTGAAAGATCGATGCCGATAATAGACGATGTCTCGCTTCCCTCTTCCTCGAGTATCACCGTAGCTCCGGTCTTCAGGCTGTCGGTCAGGTCGAATGACGAACGTATCCCGTATATGAAATTCACATCCTCTATATCCCGGCACTCGTAGCTGATCACTATCATAACGGGATTGAGATCCATGTCGACAGAGGCGACCGGCTCCTTGAACAGTATTGAACCGTCCATATAGTTGATGTCGTAATCCCTGCCGTACTGCTTGTAGTCCACACGGACGATTGTTTCCGGCCTGTAACGGTCCCTCACCTCTATCCGGATCTTTTCGCTGTTCTGAATAAGTGGATAATGACCGAGGAAATAGAAGCCGCTTGTGCCGTCGGCCCTGATCTCTTCCTGGAAGGTCGCCTGGTCGGTCCTGGTCACGAATGACTTTACTTCACCCTTCGAGTGTCTGAACTCTCCCCTCAGCCCGTTGAAGGTCCTGTTGTAATTTGTGAATTCCCCGCCGCCGAGCGCGGTCTCGTAATCACCGAACATCGCGCTGTATTTCCTGTGATCCATCTTTATATAGGTCCCGCTTCTCGACGCGGAATTGAACTTCAGTTCGCTGGCATCCCCGTAGACGGGATATGGTTTTTCGGGGTCTATCCGGCCAAGAAGCCTGTCCTCGCGAACGGGCCTCGAATCGATCGACAGGGTCATCAGGTGTCCCGTTGCCACTTCGCCCTGACCGTAGAGAGAGAACTTTCCTTCCACGTAGAGCCCGTCGTGATGGCGGACTGCCGACCGGTCGGTGCTTCCCGTTCCGGAAAGGCTGCTGTATCCAAGATCACCCTCGCCGTAACCGAAGAGGAACCAGTCTCTCATGGGCGAGTCGTATGATATGCCACATGTCGCTGAAAGATCGTCTATGTTGACGCTTATTTTTTCCCGGCGTGGATCCCTCGACGGCGGCAGTTCGAGTCTCACTCTTCCGTCCTTCGTTCCGGCCTGCACTCCCTGCTGATGCGGATTGACATCCAGCCCGGAGATCAACTCGTCAGGCCCGGTCACGTTCACAAAGAGGCCGTCTCTGACAGGAAGTCCCGACTTGTCGTTGACCAGGAATACGATCTCAGGCGAGCTTGTACCATCGGCCTGCACCCGGACCTTCTCTCTCTCGGCAACTATGCCTGCGGGGCGGCCCGACAGATAGACATGGCGCACACAGACGTTCTTTTCTCCGTGGCTCCTGCAGACGACAAGGATATCGTTTCTTCCCTCGACGATCTTCACATCGTAGAAGATATAGCCGATAGTGCCATTACCGACATCTATCTGCTTTTGCCCGATCTTTTCCCTTCCGACCGGGATATTGTTTACATATAACTCGACCGATGATGCAAGCGGAGACAGCACCTCAATATCTATCTTGTCTCGCATGGTGAATATATGACCCTCATCGGGGCCTACTATCTCCGCACAGATGCCTGCATCGTCGGCGAGTGAATAAGTCTTTTCCGTCGTGTCCGGCCGGCTCAGGATCGATGGGATATCGGGATCGCCCTGATCATATCCTTCGGGAGGATTGACCTTGATCTCGACACGCCGGTTTGCTGCGCGACCCTCTTCTGTATCGTTGGATGCGATCGGGCTCCTTGAGCCGTACCCCATGTAATCCATTATCTTGTCGTCTATCCCGTTCATCCTGAGGACCTGAAAGACGGACCTCGCCCTTGCGAGACTCAGTTCGAAATTCGAAGGATATTCCGCAGTGTTTATCGGGACATTATCCGAATGGCCCGAGATCGAGATCGTCCAGTCGGGATGTTCCATGATCCAGAGGCCCAGAGCGGCGACTTCTCTG is part of the Candidatus Latescibacterota bacterium genome and harbors:
- a CDS encoding OmpA family protein — protein: MNNICKDRISGMGAILMLLLVLIPVFSVAPAYAQSTPAGTSITARSMVSYETSGNHYIAYSNEVSTGVIPVFGPILLPDGTALAPAAEETAFSGETVTFPFTLGNTGNAGDIFALTIDIISPSGFIPENVMVYLDVDSDGEIDIGENVVTEVGPLEIAETVSLILSAGLPPGLTGGETAHLDLTARSAGDTSLVDRDNVVRIVTRDEARVSLQIESDRPDVPPGEIVTWTLNFENAGERAASDIVITDFIDYTGMGQGTEYVTGSFLSSLTGLVEYFDIDLQAWVEIAPPAERVKGIRLSLATMAPGADGFFSFAVRVSDDHEWGDIFNAASTEYTGGDAQLYTLDSNEITVIVLQVSSLLMGPLGNPDAEEGSLEDRIVIALGATDTTCTFWHEVRSTSNFIDTVQVVLADSTVIPGDWDLEFVDGSGSPLDHDTRFIADIGPVESGGSRTVGLRLSASPERFRSFQGRELEFAIESRSLVDPSSRNGVRDVLVKSDMPLLSVKQSIREPNAMVGDILSYIVTIENMTEETTVDSIMLVESVSAGLGYAGGSEEPEINGNTFRWELGSLGPGEKKEVIFRAAVKAGQERDEIVSMAWVFGVSTLGERTSDGPAVASIRIIEGIFSRKGLLFGRVFLDTDNNGIPSAKERGVRGVSVFMENGTYAVTDSTGSYSIPSVLEGRHVLRVDPKTLPDSLETGEAGYFGFGISGEYLIDLAPSGNRRVDFPLRSVTRQTGGDSFAAIEGSGPVVAGSALNNTGGQLPGGSDAAGSSAADSSALDDEVAADDPQESDATDFDGYRAITFPSSHFEPGGAILEEIPIREVAALGLWIMEHPDWTISISGHSDNVPINTAEYPSNFELSLARARSVFQVLRMNGIDDKIMDYMGYGSRSPIASNDTEEGRAANRRVEIKVNPPEGYDQGDPDIPSILSRPDTTEKTYSLADDAGICAEIVGPDEGHIFTMRDKIDIEVLSPLASSVELYVNNIPVGREKIGQKQIDVGNGTIGYIFYDVKIVEGRNDILVVCRSHGEKNVCVRHVYLSGRPAGIVAEREKVRVQADGTSSPEIVFLVNDKSGLPVRDGLFVNVTGPDELISGLDVNPHQQGVQAGTKDGRVRLELPPSRDPRREKISVNIDDLSATCGISYDSPMRDWFLFGYGEGDLGYSSLSGTGSTDRSAVRHHDGLYVEGKFSLYGQGEVATGHLMTLSIDSRPVREDRLLGRIDPEKPYPVYGDASELKFNSASRSGTYIKMDHRKYSAMFGDYETALGGGEFTNYNRTFNGLRGEFRHSKGEVKSFVTRTDQATFQEEIRADGTSGFYFLGHYPLIQNSEKIRIEVRDRYRPETIVRVDYKQYGRDYDINYMDGSILFKEPVASVDMDLNPVMIVISYECRDIEDVNFIYGIRSSFDLTDSLKTGATVILEEEGSETSSIIGIDLSGRLLPGVSIESEYAHSKKFLLGSGDAFRIRLLGRHSCGVKWNTYYRNIDSDFFNPSFTGGKTELGSMKTGIDLDWGLSKEYSIVMRTFMHDFRELSEEKRYLDIRGVRRSKEFSASTGFAGASHSDDRDGSQTSALWLGSVAYEKDGTKAELQVDQKVAGEEVDEYPNRIQARLSQKLWRHISGTFKHEYRSGRRSGARHLTQLGVESNLTDDLNMYSRYRMEGAVSGERGQAVMGLKNRFRLGKDLSGTFTAEKTSTVTGVATDDFTALATGWIYTPKENLYKLKGDYEVRFEPDRIKHLLGLAGLRRIGMRWAGLLKGDLWYSNEELELDRVKGNGTLGLSFRPKDAGPLTLFSLMKTTYEKNSPAHPGAVDKNLMIMTEANYLLGRSWELEGKLGGRWVKNTFKSYTASTASFLYQLQAIRKIGSKWDVTFASRIVHQSETGTVRFGGGLQLGRVVAENVWVGCGYDFGGHRDADAPINDFNRSGFHFGMKMKFNEKILEHFHD